From the genome of Neomonachus schauinslandi chromosome 1, ASM220157v2, whole genome shotgun sequence:
ACCCAAGCGATACTGGAGGCCGCTCCTTCCCTGCCTCGGCTTCCCCTCTGCGTGCATCCGGGTACCTCACTCCCAGCTGTGCACTGGGTCGGGGTCCTCAGAGGCCCCGGGGCCACTCCAGGGCCTGGGGGGACGGAAGGTGAGGCCCGGGGGGTGACGGCTCCGTCCGTCgccggccgggggcggggctgtGAGGCCCGCGCTCGGAGATCCCCGCCCGCCGGTTTCCTCCGGGGTCAGCCCGGCTCCTTATCAGGCGCGGCCAGTCGGCCAGGCCCTTATCTGTGCCGGTCCAGCATCCTCCGGCGCGGCCGGGGGTGAGAGGGAGGAAACTGGGCCgccgggggcggggagagggcgGGCCGGCCAGGAGCAGCTCACTTTCCCTCGAGGGATCCACGCTGCCGTCGCGGCGGCCTTCGGGAGCCCGGGAAGAGGCGCGGCCCCGACGCCGCTGCCGGGAGGGGGCGGCAAGCTCCCAGCGGCCCTGAACGCAGAGGCCGGACCGGATCGGGGCCACGGAGCCTGGCCTGAAACCCAACCGCATCCTGGCCCTGAAGGACAGAGCTAGGGCACTCACCAAACAGGAGGACCAGCGCCGGGGTAAGAAGGGAGTCCGCCTGAAGGTGGGGGATCCTGGGAGTGcctggattcattcattcattcgttcgttcattcattcattcattcatcagggGGGACCCACTAAGTGGGAGTCCTGGCCAGCTTCCCCAGGGCCTAGGTAGggaagagggggcagaggggccagGAGTCCCAGAAGTTGCCGGACACTCCAAGCCATGGGGCCAAACCGTCTAAGCAAAGGAGTGGATGCTGATGGGGATAGGAAATGGGGCGTGGGGGACACCAGGGAGGGCCAGAGAAGGATTGGGACATGACTGTATGTACTGGGCAGTGGGGTCAGGGTTTGGGGATGCTGGGTCAGCATCTTTGATCATAGGGTCAGCAGTGGGCTTTACAGGGTTAGTAAGGGGGACATTTTCAGTGGGGTGGGAGTCAATGGAGCGATTATGGGGGACTTTCAGGGTGTGACATGGAGGCAATGAGAAGAGCCCCCAGGGTCATAGCTGAGGGCCACATggtcagggggggggggggggtttggaaATCAGTGAAGGGTCAGAGTCAATTGTAGAGGGATTCTAAGGTCACATGGTATCAATGACGGGTCTCCGGATCAGATCTGAGGGTTACAGGGTCATCCTGGGGACCAGAGGATCCATCACGGGTTCCTTCCTCACCCCCTCTCCAGGCTCCAGGTGAGAAGGATTCTGGAATAAGTGACATTTGCTCAGAAGCTGGGCAACTGAGGCCCTCATGGGTCACAAAGAGCTCAGAGATGGCCCTGCCGAGCTCAGGGCCCCCCAGAGATTCGTTGGCTGCCACCTGCCCTTGCGTCAGATCCCCCTCGCATGTCCTGGTGGTTTCTGAGCCCACCTGCCTTCACACACCGAACCACCATCCCCCTGCCCTTTCCGTCTCCTTTGAGGGCTCTGTTGGGCTAAGGGATGTGCATGGCATCtgattcctccctccccactggcttccttccctcccacaggTGAGCACCCCCTTGGGGTCCATGTGCCCGCCCCAGGCCCAGGCAGAGGTGGGCCCCACCATGACTGAGAAGGCCGAAATGGTGTGtgcccccagcccagcacccACTCTGCCCCCCAAGCCTGCCTCACCTGGACCCCCGAAGGTGAAGGAGATGGGCCACCAAGGCTCCTCACCCCCCAGGCTGCCTCCTGGCGTGCCAGTGATCAGCCTGGGCCACACCAGGCCCCCAGGGGCAACCATGGCCACCACGGAGCTGAGCGCCCTGCGGCCCCCACTGCTACCACTCTCTACCCTGGGAACTGTCCCACCGCCCCTGGCCCTGCATTATCACCCTCACCCCTTCCTTAACAGGTCAGtggggggctggggcctggggggaAGCCAGGGCCAGGGTCCTTGCCCACAAGGCATTAGTGACCCACGACCCCTTACAGCCTCTACATTGGGCCGGCAGGACCTTTTGGCATCTTCCCTAGCAGCCGGCTGAAGCGGAGACCAAGCCACTGTGAGTTGGAGCTGGCTGAGGGTGAGTATGGGTTTGTGCGCATAGATAGCCATCTGCCGGGGCTCCTGTCTGCCACAGGGAAAGGTGTTGCAGGtgtacacagacatacacaggACAGTCCACACGGGGACTCAGTACTCAGGTTACACCCATGTGCAAAACCACAGACCCGTGGCCTGGCCCACACAACCACAGCCACCCAACAAGCCACAAAGAGTCATGGCAAAATGCACCATGGCATGGGGGCCACAAAATGACAGCCCCAATAGAATGCACAGCCACGCAGGAAACAGCCACAGGACAAGAACCACACAAGAGACAGCCACACAACCACAGCCACTTAGGACCATGGCCACATGAGAGTCAGCCACAGAACCACAGCCACATGACCACAACCACCTGGCAACGATCAGACAACCACAGCCATTTAGATGCACCAGGAGTTCACACCTAGGGAACCTCTCGACCCATATGCACCTCCAGCCACACGCAGGGGCACACTCCAGAATGCAGACCACAGGGACAACTCCCCAGCCTGACAGCCACAAGAAACATGCCCCTAGGAATCTCAGCCATTGACATAAAGGTGTGGACAGAGATACAGAAGGCCTCAGTTGTCTGCAGCCAGGGCCTGTGATGGTCCTTGTCTGcgctgagggggtgggggtgggggccgggtgCCTCACTAGCTGGGGAGCTACACATGGATCCTACTTGTGGATCCCTCCGGTGGAGAGAGCCCCAGCCCACCGCCTGTGTGGAAGTCCCCACGAGGGCTCTGGGTGCCTGAAGCGAGGGCAGGAGGGGGCGCCCCCTGGGCCTCGGCTGCCAACCCAAGCCCTCCTGTTCGCAGGGCACCAGCCCCAGAAGGTGGCCCGGCGTGTGTTCACCAACAGCCGGGAGCGCTGGCGGCAGCAGAACGTGAATGGCGCCTTCGCAGAGCTCCGGAAGCTGCTGCCAACGCACCCGCCCGACCGGAAGCTGAGCAAGAACGAGGTGCTCCGCCTGGCCATGAAATACATTGGCTTCCTGGTGCGGCTGCTGCGCGACCAGGCGGCCGCTCTGGCCGCAGGCCCCGCCCCGTCCGGGCCCCGCAAACGGCCCGCGCACCGGGGCCCCCACGACGCCGCCCGCCGCGGGCCTTGTCGCAGGGCCGAGGCAGTAGTGCGCTCGCAGCCCGCGCCCTCGGCCGGCCCCGACAGCAGCCCCGATGGGGCGGCTCGGCCCATCAAGACGGAACGAGCGGCCGTGAGCCCTGAGGTGCGGTGACCTCCGCAGCGTTGCCTCTGAGCCAAGGGGCACCGGGAACTCAGCCCAGGGCGGTCGATGCCCTGCGCCTGCTCTGGAGCGAACTCCCCCGAAGAGAGACCAGTGAGGACGTCCGCAACGGGGTCTGGAAAGGCGACTGTCGCCCCCAGGGGCCCcgcagaccttttttttttttttaatcacccaCCGCCCGCTGGAAATCGCCTTTTCCCGCGTCTCTCTCCCGGGGACGAGGTCCGGGAACCAACATGGCAGACAGGTCATCGGACTAAAGTGGTGCCTCTTTTTTCCGGGCTGGGGTCgcggagagaggtggggagggaccgGGGAGTCTTTGCCCTTCTCACCGGCGCCCCCTCCTGGAGACTCGTGGATGCACGCCCCTGGACCGCGTCGGCGGAGGCGCAGAATCGACGCCGCGACCCACCCCACCAATCCCAAACCGGTCCCCGTACGATGGCGTTAGCGAAAGCTCGGGCGCtctgacttttgtttttctttatttctttatttcacataCACATTAGCCATTCAATGGAGAAGCCGGAGAGAGTCAGGCAAAGATGGTATAACAGAAGCGCAGTgacgggggcggggcggggcggggcggggcggagagGGAACAGACGGGCTGGCTGCCTACTTGCATTCCGCTAGGACActgaaaacccagaaaacaaaacagacagtAAACTACCCTTGTTTCTTATGTATCTCAGTGCAGAGacgggggtggagggcagagagagggggagaccAGGCTGAAGGAGGAGGAGCGGAGGGACAGGGGACGCTAAGGGGGAAGCACACCAAATCCATTAGTACTATATATAGAGATACTCGTATATACTGCGTTTCTTAGCCTAAGAAGAAACTTGTTTGACGGGACGGGCGGCCTTTGCGGTCCGCGATGCTGGTGCTGGTCGGGCGCACGGATCTCCCGGGAGGGGCCGAAGCGGGGCTGGCCCAGGctggcttggggggggggggggcgccccgggggggggggggagcagaggcgGGGCTGGGGTGCCCCTCGGGCTCTCGATTGGGGGACGAAATTTCTCGTGACTTTAttgctcctttattttctctcgtgtgtgtgggggggtccgTTCAGCACGGTCGGGGTGAGGAAATGGTGGGTCGTCTGAGCCACCCGGCCCCTCTGGGACCCAGAGCGCGGCGTCCGCTCCGCCAGCACGGGGGTGAGAACAAGGCACTAGGTCGGCCGGCCAGCGCGGGGGCGGGTGTGTAAGGCAGTCGACGGGGCTGgttgcagggtggggtggggctgtgtGCGGGgccgtgtgcgtgcgtgcgtgcgggCGCGGGCCTGGGCGAATCGACCTGTCAGCTTGGCTGGTCCTGTCCTGGAGCTTCGAGCCTTCCTCCTGCTCCCCGGTGGGTGACGGGGGTCGGGGTAGGGGTGGAAGGAGTGATGTTGAGTCGGGGGCGCCGGGGAAAAGGGAGGGTAACTACCAACTTGCTGAGCGCGCTCCTGATAATGCTGGTGAGGGTCAAGTTGGCGTCTGGCTCAAAGAAGGGCGctcggggcggggagggagggaggggacgtTTGTTCGTTGGCATTGACCTCtgcgggggaggggctggggaccccCCCCGCCGCGCCCCCGTGCCCGGACGGGGATGAGGCGAGGAGGGGGCGCTGGGGAGGGGGCGCCCGGGGAGACCCGCGGCCAGAGCAGCCCAGCCGCCGGGCGTATGCCGCTGTCCCGTTCCGTTAAACTCAACAAAGAAGGGATATGCGTGTTCCTAACAAGTGCAGGATATTTAATTGATTCATAAACTTATGTATAatagtttgtgggtttttttttttaaaacgtaCTTTATAATGTAAGAAGCACCAGGGTTTTTATGTtgaattatcttaaaaataattttctctcgtccttttcctttttgatcttgtggttttgttttgtttttttttaatgtcgaggtttttttttttaactctaaaatgTGAACGTTTCCTTCAGCCCTCCCACCGAAACCGAGAACGAACGAcgaaacaaataaaaaccccaGATCATCCTCGTCAACGCAGGAAaacgacttaaaaaaaaaaaaaaaaaaactgaaaacgaacaaaaaaaaaattaaaaaaggaaaaaacactcAGCTTTCGTTATCCCCGCGCAGGGCGGGGCAGGCCCAGTTCTTTTAGCGTCCCCAGAGCCGCGAGGACATtacaacaaaaatagaatttttcttaaCAATCTCTTAACATACAAAGATAGGAAAACTCTCTGATGCATTGCACTTggttcaatgaaaaaaaaaaagttcatttcccccatatatattttttgtgggtttttttctcttctaacaCGTCCCCACATCTCCTGTCGCCCTCGTCGCCCCTCGCCTGCCCCTCACAACGACACTTGGGAAAGGAgcggcccccacccccctgcccgcCCGGGCAGCGCCGCCAGGCGCGCTCCCGCCCCGGCCCAGCTGGCCTGCAGCTTCCGACCTCGCCCGGGCGGGCGCCCCGCAGACCCCGGCTCCCGCGGGCCCATCGCGCCCGCGGCCCCGATTGTCTTCGAGGGAAGGGGCGCGTGCGGCCGGGCAGGGGGTCCCTTCCGCTCCCCTCTCAGCTCTGACCCTGTTTAGCCAACCAAACTGAAAAATCATTGCACTTTGACCGCGCGTCACGCCCGGCCCacccggccccccaccccacccccgccctactccccacgcccccccacccaggctcccgCGGGATCCCCTGTCCCCTGTTTCTCAGTCCCGGTCTTCCCCGAGGGCTGCACGCGGATGGGGGAGGGCCTTCGCTCAACTTCCAACAAAAGCCACTCACGGGGCCAGCCACCTTGTGGCTTCCAGTTGAGGAGGAGGCACCCCTCGCTGGCCCCTTCTGCCCCAGGTCAGGGCCCTCCTCGCCTCCCCtgccagctccctcccctccttcctccctccctgctggggcCACAGCCTCACAAACTAGAGTCACAATAAATAAAGCCCACACCCCACCCCTACGGTGCAATGTTGGGTTGACTGACTTTCAGAGGATCCTGACCTGTGCTTTGTGTTTTCATACagttaagaaagagagagagaggcacaaggACTTGAGAAGGGGGCCTAGGAAGGGAGATGCAGGGAGGAGGGAGTAAGGCACAGAAAGACAAGCCAGAGGGGCCAAGTCACACCCTGGAGGGGGGCTGGGCATGCtcttgcttccctccctcccagggggCTTCGGAAGACCCTCTGGACTGGCCCCCAACCATCCcgtggaggggaggaaggggctgcagggggagggggggggagagagctACTTCCTGTGGTGTGTTACCAAATTGTTCCCAAGTTGCTCAAATGGAGGAGGAGTTCCCAATTGCAACAGCAAAAGACCCAAACAAATGAATGCCCCACCCCTAAATAAAGAGTAAAGACATTACAGCTGAAATCCAGAGAGAAGTGGCCAGGAGGCCCATGTGGTggagaaagtggggggggggggggacagagaaaGCTCCAAAACACTTTTGAAAAAGGACAACACCCAACACCCTCCAAAGGACTGAAAGTCGGCGAGCAGGACGCCTACCTAGCGCAGGTGGCGCTTAGCCAGTGGCAGCGGCGGCTGCCTCGTCCTCCTCGCTCGGCTCCGGGGTCCCCTTTCTGCTCCACTCTCCGGCCCGGCCACAGCAGGGCTGTCTgtgtgaggggcaggggcaggggccggTGGGGCAGAGCGAGGGCACCTGCATGcggggctggggtgtgggggcgACCTGGGGCCCGCCTCCCCTCACTCGTGGCGCGGCCAGAGAGTGATTTTCCCGGCCTgcggagagagggaagagggggccTGTCCCAGGCTGGGACGGGCTGTCGTAGCATTCCGACTCTTTCCTATGGACTGTACAGAGGGGTCTGGGGCCCTGAAACTACCCTCGAAGCTCAGGGTGGGGTGACAGAACACCCTCCATTCCAGGAGCAAGAAACTAGCTCCAGGGGccgctccctgcccccaccccttcccagggcggggtgggggagcttCTAGCCCGAAGGTAGGGCAGGCAGACCTGGAAGCCACGGGCCTCACCTAGTCCAGAGCAGCTGGGGGAAGAAGCCAGAGGCCAaggcagtgggggctggggggcggggggggggggggggcgagagacaggcagggagggggcggagTCTGGAGGGAGAACCCTCTGGATCTGCACCCCATCATTTGTACAAGCTTGTCCTCCGAGCTC
Proteins encoded in this window:
- the LYL1 gene encoding protein lyl-1, giving the protein MCPPQAQAEVGPTMTEKAEMVCAPSPAPTLPPKPASPGPPKVKEMGHQGSSPPRLPPGVPVISLGHTRPPGATMATTELSALRPPLLPLSTLGTVPPPLALHYHPHPFLNSLYIGPAGPFGIFPSSRLKRRPSHCELELAEGHQPQKVARRVFTNSRERWRQQNVNGAFAELRKLLPTHPPDRKLSKNEVLRLAMKYIGFLVRLLRDQAAALAAGPAPSGPRKRPAHRGPHDAARRGPCRRAEAVVRSQPAPSAGPDSSPDGAARPIKTERAAVSPEVR